The following are encoded together in the Babylonia areolata isolate BAREFJ2019XMU chromosome 18, ASM4173473v1, whole genome shotgun sequence genome:
- the LOC143292919 gene encoding coiled-coil domain-containing protein 6-like, with amino-acid sequence MADSASELESDTSSIDGGPTLKPPSPAHVEHLQKRIESLQQENRVLKLELDSFKSKCKALQEENKELRRASVSIQAKAEQEEEFISNTLLKEIHCLKKEKERLAMNYEQEEEYLTNDLSRKLFKLRQEKIELEETLEKEQEAQINKLMRKIEKLEADTFSKQQTLEQLRREKVELENALEQEQESLVNRLWKRMDKLEAEKRLLQEKLDQPVSAPPSPRDINNGDTARNLVQHIENLRGEVTGLKSQLRAAQIEHAEKMAHYAQEERHIREENLRLQRRLQLEMERRENLCRHLSESESSLEMDDERHFNEMTKQHEGGMSRPRTVSSPIPYGSSSQPQPMSPAGTYVAAKSPPSPMRRSSTSGQCSQPFHAPMQPPHSSVSHSSAPGSAMSTGPNPHSSMTYPGYHPSPFMPGTSPPMFSNMQTGSGVQRPKVIDGKFAKPTGIPSDKNEKT; translated from the exons ATGGCGGACAGCGCCAGTGAACTGGAGAGTGACACCAGCTCCATTGATGGTGGTCCTACATTAAAACCACCGTCTCCTGCTCATGTTGAACATTTGCAGAAGAGAATTGAATCCTTGCAGCAAGAAAACAGAGTTTTGAAATTGGAGTTGGACTCATTCAAATCAAAATGCAAGGCTCTTCAAGAGGAGAACAAAGAGCTTCGCAGAGCCAGTGTGTCCATT CAAGCCAAGGCAGAGCAGGAAGAGGAGTTTATCAGCAACACCCTGTTGAAAGAGATCCATTGcctgaagaaggaaaaggaacgTCTGGCTATGAACTATGAGCAAGAAGAGGAATACCTCACCAATGATCTCTCTCGAAAGTTGTTCAAG TTGCGACAAGAGAAGATTGAACTGGAAGAAACTTTGGAGAAAGAACAGGAAGCGCAGATCAATAAACTGATGCGCAAGATTGAGAAACTGGAAGCTGACACTTTCAGCAAACAGCAAACATTAGAGCAA TTGCGCCGAGAGAAAGTGGAGCTGGAAAATGCTTTGGAGCAGGAGCAAGAGTCTTTGGTCAATCGCCTGTGGAAACGCATGGACAAGCTGGAGGCTGAAAAGAG GTTACTGCAAGAGAAGCTGGACCAGCCAGTGTCGGCCCCCCCATCACCCCGTGACATCAATAACGGTGACACCGCTCGCAATCTGGTGCAGCACATCGAGAACCTCCGAGGCGAGGTCACCGGCTTGAAGTCACAGCTCAGGGCGGCTCAGATTGAGC atgcaGAGAAGATGGCGCACTACGCCCAAGAGGAACGTCACATCCGGGAGGAAAACCTCCGATTGCAGCGTCGTTTACAGCTGGAGATGGAGCGCAGAGAAAACCTCTGTCGTCACTTATCCGAGAGTGAATCAAGCTTAGAAATGGATGATGAAAG GCATTTCAATGAGATGACGAAGCAGCATGAAGGAGGTATGTCTCGACCTCGCACTGTGTCCAGTCCCATCCCTTACGGCTCGTCATCCCAACCTCAGCCTATGTCGCCAG CAGGGACGTACGTGGCCGCGAAGAGTCCGCCCAGCCCCATGAGGCGTTCCAGCACCTCCGGCCAGTGCAGTCAGCCATTCCATGCCCCCATGCAGCCGCCCCACTCTTCTGTCTCCCATTCCTCAGCACCGGGATCTGCCATGAGTACTGGTCCTAACCCTCATTCCAGCATGACCTACCCGGGGTACCACCCCAGTCCCTTCATGCCGGGTACCTCCCCCCCTATGTTCTCCAACATGCAGACAGGTTCTGGAGTCCAG AGACCGAAGGTGATTGATGGCAAATTTGCCAAACCTACGGGTATTCCCAGTGACAAAAACGAGAAAACGTGA